A stretch of the Elusimicrobiota bacterium genome encodes the following:
- a CDS encoding NAD(P)H-dependent oxidoreductase subunit E, with amino-acid sequence MPAKDVEKVSSILSKKKVYTKSDVIPVLQEVQDVFGYLPKDVLSVVAQKLRMELSEVMAVATFFNQFRLKPVGKHLLQVCHGTACHVGGAENVDETINAELKFKPGSDTTVDGDVTIKKVACLGCCSLAPCVMADGKVYGRLSNGDKVRKMLKEAVGNKKDE; translated from the coding sequence ATGCCTGCAAAAGATGTTGAGAAAGTAAGTTCTATTCTTTCAAAAAAGAAGGTTTATACCAAGAGCGATGTTATCCCTGTATTACAAGAAGTACAGGATGTTTTTGGATACCTGCCGAAAGATGTGTTATCTGTTGTAGCGCAAAAATTGAGGATGGAGCTCAGCGAGGTTATGGCGGTAGCAACGTTTTTTAATCAGTTTAGGTTAAAACCTGTAGGTAAACATTTACTGCAAGTTTGTCATGGCACAGCATGCCATGTCGGCGGTGCGGAGAATGTTGATGAAACGATTAATGCTGAACTAAAGTTTAAGCCGGGGAGTGATACAACTGTGGATGGTGATGTCACCATAAAAAAAGTTGCATGTTTGGGATGTTGCAGCCTTGCACCGTGTGTGATGGCAGATGGTAAAGTCTATGGCAGGTTGAGTAATGGGGATAAAGTCAGGAAAATGTTGAAAGAAGCTGTAGGCAATAAAAAGGATGAGTGA
- a CDS encoding sigma-70 family RNA polymerase sigma factor, which yields MDDKRSELELIEAVISGEVDDYVHLVKRYESMVFNLAVRMLQNFVEAQDVCQEVFLKIYQNLKKYDSGFAFKDWIYRVTVNLTNDKLRKRKWQFLSLDKKVETDDGEVIWALQEEGSDPAVKFAVKDEQLVVQKFVDTLPLKYRVMIVLRHWEGLKYEEIAKILNMPVGTAKTRVIRAQDKLYKKMKLFYREKRNDK from the coding sequence ATGGATGATAAACGCAGCGAGTTGGAACTTATAGAAGCAGTCATCAGTGGTGAAGTTGATGATTATGTACATCTCGTCAAACGGTACGAGTCGATGGTGTTTAATCTTGCTGTAAGGATGCTCCAGAATTTTGTTGAAGCACAGGATGTTTGCCAGGAGGTGTTTTTAAAAATATATCAGAACCTGAAAAAATACGATAGCGGATTTGCGTTCAAGGACTGGATATACAGAGTTACTGTTAATTTAACAAATGATAAGTTAAGAAAACGGAAATGGCAGTTTTTGTCATTGGATAAAAAGGTTGAGACTGATGACGGTGAAGTAATTTGGGCATTGCAGGAGGAAGGAAGTGATCCTGCGGTAAAGTTCGCTGTGAAGGATGAACAGCTGGTAGTACAAAAATTTGTTGATACATTACCATTAAAGTACCGCGTGATGATAGTTCTAAGGCATTGGGAAGGGTTGAAATATGAAGAAATCGCTAAAATATTAAATATGCCTGTGGGGACTGCTAAAACACGGGTTATACGCGCACAGGATAAGTTATATAAAAAAATGAAACTATTTTACCGCGAGAAACGTAATGATAAGTAA
- a CDS encoding DUF4340 domain-containing protein — protein MTIEIKKILSSKIVWVISVLVVLAVYFFVVEQKLMPQWKHSAAVAKKIVPIDKDNIVKFEHIRSTVTIVCEKRDKQWFMVQPVSAKADNEEIDSVLSVVTGTDIEDKFKTDELPIADCGLENPRLTMKFTDNKGKTYVLGLGDYNPTNSFVYVKRGDIKEVMTVWKYVYDDADKAVFDFRDKTLLEFNINDVVKINCIKNKRGFVIDRDKNQQWWYLEPSGGKVKVSRNKVDDYLFQVKNMKATAFAVEGAKNDDFRKYGFNSTAGEINLWLGREVDPRRIVFATQKKIEEIYARAEGSDKIFSVNTENFSTTPDDPYGWVIRNVIEFGDDEVNYLEFNTPIKTILAERTTTWQVIGKERLDINISDLVNQLKGMIYTEIIEENPKDLHRYGLDTPEVKVVLYKDKSKKVKVDTIIFGKTPVGNKNYCLRESENMVYSLLENLWERVMSDAL, from the coding sequence ATGACAATCGAAATAAAAAAAATACTTTCCTCAAAAATTGTGTGGGTAATTTCCGTTCTAGTTGTTTTAGCAGTATATTTTTTTGTAGTGGAACAAAAACTTATGCCGCAGTGGAAACATTCAGCAGCGGTAGCAAAAAAGATTGTGCCTATTGATAAAGATAATATTGTAAAGTTTGAACATATACGTTCGACGGTAACTATTGTATGCGAAAAACGTGATAAGCAATGGTTTATGGTACAGCCGGTCAGTGCAAAAGCGGATAATGAAGAGATAGACTCGGTATTATCAGTTGTTACAGGTACGGATATTGAAGATAAGTTTAAAACTGATGAGCTACCTATCGCGGATTGTGGGTTGGAAAATCCAAGATTGACTATGAAGTTCACCGATAATAAGGGTAAGACGTATGTTCTTGGATTGGGGGATTATAATCCTACAAACAGTTTTGTGTATGTAAAACGCGGGGATATTAAGGAAGTAATGACTGTCTGGAAGTATGTTTACGACGATGCGGATAAGGCAGTATTTGATTTTCGGGATAAAACATTGCTCGAATTTAATATAAATGATGTCGTAAAAATTAATTGTATAAAAAATAAACGCGGGTTTGTTATTGACCGGGATAAAAACCAGCAATGGTGGTACTTAGAACCGTCGGGGGGGAAGGTAAAGGTTAGCCGTAACAAAGTTGATGACTATTTGTTCCAAGTAAAGAATATGAAAGCCACAGCGTTTGCAGTGGAAGGCGCGAAGAATGATGATTTCAGAAAATACGGGTTTAATAGTACTGCCGGGGAGATTAACTTGTGGCTTGGCCGCGAGGTTGATCCACGTAGGATAGTGTTTGCTACACAGAAGAAGATAGAAGAGATTTATGCACGGGCTGAAGGAAGCGACAAAATATTCAGTGTTAATACTGAAAATTTTAGTACAACTCCGGATGATCCTTACGGGTGGGTTATCCGTAATGTCATAGAGTTTGGGGATGATGAGGTTAATTATTTAGAGTTCAATACTCCGATTAAGACGATACTTGCGGAGAGGACTACTACGTGGCAAGTTATTGGGAAAGAACGGTTGGATATAAATATTTCTGACTTGGTTAATCAGTTAAAAGGAATGATTTATACTGAAATTATTGAGGAAAACCCTAAGGATCTGCATCGGTACGGTTTGGATACTCCGGAAGTGAAAGTTGTATTGTATAAAGATAAAAGCAAAAAAGTTAAGGTTGATACCATAATATTCGGAAAAACACCGGTTGGTAATAAAAATTATTGTCTCCGCGAATCAGAAAATATGGTATATTCTCTGCTTGAGAATTTGTGGGAACGTGTAATGTCAGACGCGCTGTAA
- a CDS encoding Gldg family protein: protein MAGIILKFNDKSKDKIISGIGIVGVILLISGSFLYIINPVITVWLVLLLISGIAGMGWYIVVNKKMVINLLQRKSTVQGANFAILTLCVLGIFIFVQALAVRHHLQMDFTKSKRFSLSPQARKVFAGLDKEVHAFAFFKPSQPDRVQSEDLLKQFTAYSRLFKYELIDPDRKPALAKRYGIENYGTIVMESGGQVQKVEGVTEEKFVNALTKLFRMEKKTVYFTVGHREKQLENQEAVGYSVVKKEVESQGYVVNTIELIRATSVPSDCSALIIPGPLNDLLTNEINVLKKYLMMDGRVLLMIDPEVRTPNLKKFIGTLGLKLSEDIIIDKVSQVFGGDFFVPVAMDYSDHQITKDMKRVTTFFPYARTVKLAENLPVGISTKWLVRTGQQSWAEVDLDSMRTKKMATFNAGTDIVGPLNIAMSADITNLDNRATAAKLVVYGDSDFVMNSNFGLSGNRDLFLNTVAWLVEEGNLISIRPKEKDVQPLFLTAGQGRVIFLLIVLIIPLTVLGAGIYMLIRRRAV from the coding sequence ATGGCGGGGATAATTTTGAAATTTAATGATAAGTCAAAAGATAAAATAATTAGCGGTATTGGGATTGTCGGTGTTATACTGCTGATATCCGGAAGTTTTTTGTATATCATCAATCCGGTGATAACCGTTTGGCTTGTTTTGCTGTTAATATCAGGTATTGCCGGGATGGGGTGGTATATTGTTGTCAATAAGAAAATGGTAATCAATCTGTTACAACGCAAATCCACAGTGCAAGGAGCGAATTTCGCGATTCTGACACTGTGTGTATTAGGGATATTCATCTTTGTTCAGGCATTGGCGGTACGGCATCATCTACAGATGGATTTCACAAAATCTAAGCGATTTAGTTTATCACCACAGGCACGTAAAGTTTTTGCCGGGTTAGACAAAGAAGTTCATGCATTTGCGTTTTTCAAACCCAGCCAGCCTGACCGCGTACAGTCTGAAGATTTATTGAAACAATTTACTGCGTATTCGAGGTTGTTTAAGTACGAACTTATTGATCCTGACCGCAAGCCTGCATTGGCGAAGCGGTACGGTATAGAGAATTACGGAACAATCGTTATGGAATCCGGCGGGCAGGTACAGAAAGTTGAAGGTGTCACCGAAGAAAAGTTTGTTAACGCGTTAACAAAACTTTTCCGTATGGAAAAGAAAACAGTGTATTTTACTGTTGGACACAGAGAGAAGCAGTTGGAGAATCAAGAGGCTGTCGGGTACTCAGTAGTAAAAAAAGAAGTAGAATCGCAAGGGTACGTGGTGAATACTATTGAACTTATCCGTGCGACATCGGTACCATCGGATTGTTCCGCGTTGATTATACCCGGTCCGTTGAATGATTTGTTAACGAATGAAATTAATGTTTTAAAAAAATATTTGATGATGGACGGCCGCGTGTTGCTTATGATAGACCCGGAAGTACGTACGCCGAATCTTAAGAAGTTTATCGGAACTCTGGGATTGAAGCTCAGCGAAGATATTATCATAGACAAAGTATCGCAAGTCTTTGGCGGCGATTTTTTTGTACCGGTTGCTATGGATTATTCTGATCACCAGATAACCAAGGACATGAAACGCGTAACTACTTTTTTCCCATATGCGCGGACGGTAAAACTTGCGGAGAATCTGCCGGTAGGTATCTCTACAAAATGGCTCGTTCGGACAGGACAGCAAAGTTGGGCGGAAGTAGACCTCGACTCTATGCGTACAAAAAAAATGGCAACTTTCAATGCTGGGACGGATATTGTCGGGCCGTTGAATATTGCGATGAGTGCGGATATTACGAATCTTGACAACCGTGCAACCGCGGCTAAACTTGTGGTTTACGGAGATTCTGATTTCGTAATGAACAGCAACTTCGGGCTCTCCGGTAACCGCGATTTATTTCTTAATACCGTTGCGTGGTTGGTGGAAGAAGGTAATTTGATCTCTATCCGCCCGAAGGAAAAAGATGTTCAGCCGTTGTTCCTCACTGCAGGACAGGGACGCGTGATATTTCTTTTAATAGTACTTATAATACCATTGACGGTACTGGGTGCCGGGATTTATATGTTAATACGCCGGCGGGCGGTATAA
- a CDS encoding FAD-dependent oxidoreductase, with the protein MAEVKVVLNGKEVVVEEGTKIIDVCRKNGIPVPALCSASDLTHINSCFICVVELNKLRLVPSCGTVVADGMVIDTDTERVRDTRKACLELLLSNHYADCYAPCNRACPAGINVQGYVNFISSGKYSEAYELIREAMPLPGSVGRVCPAPCESECRRNAVEGAVDIRLLKRFVYDNVAAENKKRLDAREKSGRVKYNGKKVAVIGAGPAGLATAYYLGKKGYRVDIYEAMPAPGGMLKYGIPEYRLPKKVLGAEVDTILSETGARIFYNKKVGMPLTIDNIKSKGYHAVCIATGAWVDTKLGVPGDNVSGVFSGIEFLRMVAQGKKVKLGTEVIVVGGGNTAVDSARTALRLPGVKKVRIFYRRTKAEMPANSVEIEDAEHEGVKFEYLVAPVKVTEKDSVIDSIECIRMELGPMDESGRRKPVPVEGSNFVVSCDSVISAIGQRVDRGCFGEYSSKIVGDRGGVVVDPKTQRTSVEWLFAAGDVVTGPKTVVEAVGQGRRAAFAIDGYLSGKSLYNAEWFYYKDTWRIAKPKWDVIDSQEFSGLKTLPKNKQNVLSIKARNKNFKEIECGYDEIKAVKSARRCLTCGCGDLYECKLREYAVEYKAQVANYLGEMVKRGNDDSHAYLTLEPNKCILCGQCVQACGVLSGKKVLNLYNRGFETLAAPEYGTPWGDTKCDSDGSCVAHCPTGAITEKNPYLYKNVTVVPERRVSVCTLCGMRCRVESWSYGSVLLKSKGNICKYARFGGYLVNHPERLSTNQAGINNKGVYKTVELSQAIKFFAKKLLEVTKKCGAGSVLFLVSGNSSNEEVEQVVGIAKKIGGAKVASLGLDFAGLLSFDGNESIENIGKYPRVAVVDTDVEKYYPYLGILLRQYTAAGKDIVSLRSNVNFGDGIKYFANNNELENWINKNDHIAEGSVLIIAERDIHGSFHDNKFVRFVRLTRGGNGHGVAEVLGQYKGSLETNDAMNFMLNGGVKLLYSFGQEVMGSKFRNALKDSFIVKHDIFIAGIHDSIVPGVVLPLRLPNEATGNVDILKLVKQNVRVDHKSSVKKFTVENKKKSLIVPEDIAVETVNQRIRGLFE; encoded by the coding sequence ATGGCTGAAGTGAAAGTTGTTCTTAATGGTAAAGAAGTTGTTGTTGAAGAGGGCACCAAGATTATTGATGTCTGCCGGAAGAATGGTATTCCCGTTCCGGCACTATGTTCAGCTTCTGATCTTACACATATAAATTCATGTTTTATCTGCGTAGTTGAACTCAATAAATTGAGATTAGTACCTTCCTGCGGGACAGTGGTTGCTGATGGGATGGTTATTGATACAGATACTGAACGTGTGAGGGATACAAGAAAAGCGTGTCTGGAATTGTTATTGTCAAACCATTACGCAGATTGTTATGCACCATGTAACCGCGCGTGTCCCGCCGGGATTAATGTCCAGGGGTATGTAAACTTCATCTCGTCAGGGAAGTATAGCGAGGCTTATGAACTAATACGTGAAGCTATGCCGTTACCGGGTTCTGTCGGGCGTGTGTGCCCCGCACCGTGTGAATCCGAATGCCGGAGGAATGCGGTTGAAGGTGCAGTGGATATACGGTTATTAAAACGGTTTGTATACGATAATGTCGCGGCTGAGAACAAAAAGAGGCTTGATGCCCGTGAAAAAAGCGGAAGAGTTAAGTATAACGGTAAAAAAGTTGCTGTCATAGGAGCAGGCCCTGCGGGGTTGGCAACAGCATATTATCTCGGGAAAAAAGGTTACCGCGTAGATATTTATGAAGCAATGCCGGCACCCGGGGGTATGTTAAAGTACGGGATCCCGGAATACCGGTTACCAAAGAAAGTTTTAGGTGCGGAAGTTGACACAATACTTTCGGAAACCGGCGCCAGGATCTTTTATAACAAAAAAGTTGGGATGCCTCTCACTATTGATAATATTAAATCCAAAGGGTATCATGCGGTGTGTATCGCCACAGGCGCGTGGGTGGATACAAAACTCGGTGTTCCTGGGGATAACGTTTCAGGTGTATTCTCAGGAATTGAGTTTTTAAGAATGGTTGCGCAAGGAAAGAAAGTTAAACTTGGCACGGAAGTTATTGTTGTCGGTGGAGGAAACACTGCTGTAGATTCTGCAAGGACGGCGTTACGTTTACCCGGGGTTAAGAAAGTAAGGATTTTTTATCGCCGGACAAAAGCTGAGATGCCGGCAAATTCCGTAGAAATTGAAGATGCTGAACATGAAGGCGTGAAGTTTGAATACCTCGTTGCACCAGTGAAAGTAACAGAAAAGGATAGTGTGATTGATAGTATTGAATGTATACGTATGGAACTCGGCCCTATGGATGAATCAGGGCGGAGGAAACCTGTGCCTGTAGAAGGATCAAATTTTGTTGTATCTTGTGATAGTGTTATTTCAGCAATTGGGCAGCGGGTTGATCGAGGGTGTTTTGGTGAGTATTCATCAAAAATAGTTGGTGACCGTGGAGGGGTGGTTGTTGATCCAAAGACGCAAAGGACATCGGTTGAATGGCTATTTGCAGCGGGTGATGTTGTTACAGGGCCTAAGACCGTGGTTGAAGCTGTCGGGCAGGGCCGCCGTGCGGCTTTTGCAATTGATGGATATCTATCAGGTAAATCGTTATATAACGCAGAGTGGTTTTATTATAAGGATACATGGAGAATAGCAAAACCAAAATGGGATGTTATTGACTCCCAAGAATTTTCCGGACTCAAAACTCTACCAAAAAATAAACAGAATGTATTAAGTATAAAGGCACGGAATAAGAATTTTAAGGAAATTGAGTGCGGGTATGATGAAATTAAAGCTGTAAAATCTGCACGCCGGTGCCTTACTTGCGGATGTGGTGATCTTTATGAGTGTAAGTTAAGGGAGTATGCGGTTGAGTATAAAGCGCAGGTAGCGAATTATTTAGGTGAAATGGTTAAACGTGGGAATGATGATTCACATGCATATTTAACGTTAGAACCTAATAAATGCATACTCTGCGGGCAGTGCGTACAGGCATGCGGAGTGCTTAGTGGGAAGAAAGTTTTGAACTTGTACAACCGCGGGTTTGAAACTCTTGCAGCGCCTGAGTACGGCACACCGTGGGGTGATACTAAGTGTGATTCCGATGGGAGTTGTGTTGCGCATTGTCCAACCGGCGCGATTACCGAAAAAAATCCGTATCTCTATAAAAACGTTACAGTAGTTCCGGAACGCAGGGTTTCGGTATGCACACTTTGCGGGATGAGATGCAGGGTTGAGTCCTGGTCATACGGTAGTGTATTATTGAAATCTAAGGGTAATATCTGTAAATACGCGCGGTTTGGGGGGTATCTCGTAAATCATCCGGAACGGTTATCAACAAATCAGGCTGGGATTAATAATAAGGGTGTTTATAAAACAGTAGAGTTATCCCAGGCTATTAAATTTTTTGCAAAAAAGCTTTTGGAAGTTACAAAAAAATGTGGTGCCGGTAGTGTATTGTTTTTGGTTAGCGGAAATTCTTCCAACGAAGAAGTTGAGCAGGTTGTGGGGATTGCAAAAAAGATTGGCGGCGCAAAAGTTGCTAGTTTGGGATTAGACTTTGCCGGGTTGTTAAGTTTTGATGGGAATGAAAGTATTGAAAATATTGGTAAGTACCCGCGTGTGGCGGTTGTTGATACCGATGTTGAAAAGTATTATCCATATCTCGGGATATTGTTAAGACAGTATACGGCAGCGGGAAAAGATATTGTGTCATTACGTTCGAATGTCAACTTCGGAGACGGGATTAAGTATTTCGCAAATAATAATGAGCTTGAGAACTGGATAAACAAAAACGATCATATTGCGGAAGGTTCTGTCCTGATTATTGCGGAGAGAGATATCCACGGTAGTTTTCACGATAATAAATTTGTGAGGTTTGTGCGTCTCACCCGTGGGGGTAATGGACACGGAGTAGCTGAAGTCCTGGGACAGTATAAAGGTTCTTTAGAAACTAATGATGCGATGAATTTTATGCTTAACGGCGGGGTGAAACTCTTGTATTCGTTTGGCCAGGAGGTTATGGGCAGTAAATTCAGGAATGCGTTAAAAGATAGTTTTATTGTAAAACATGATATTTTCATCGCGGGGATACATGATAGTATTGTACCCGGAGTGGTCTTACCGTTAAGGTTGCCTAATGAGGCGACAGGGAATGTTGATATTCTTAAGTTGGTCAAACAAAATGTTCGGGTTGATCATAAAAGCAGTGTGAAAAAGTTTACGGTTGAGAATAAGAAAAAAAGTTTGATTGTGCCTGAAGATATTGCAGTTGAGACGGTTAATCAGCGTATTCGCGGATTATTTGAATAA
- a CDS encoding NADH-quinone oxidoreductase subunit NuoF has product MSEVSGSDNVVNSIVVGLASCGLAAGGDRVFSAFETELKNNNLNPGLLGKTGCYGMCEHEVMVEVRYAVGNSVFYKDVTPEKVKKIVIEHIINAQPVKQYLLSPELMSNILLLQKRIVLRNSGVIDPERIEDYIAAGGYEAVKKVLTSCTPVQIVQEVKSSGLRGRGGAGFSTGEKWRLAAGNIEKFKINNPSAVDTGYIVCNADEGDPGAFMDRSVLESDPHSVLEGMIIAAYAIGVNHGIIYVRAEYPLAIKRLELALTQAKDKGFLGNNVCNTGFQMNIKIKKGAGAFVCGEETALMASIEGRRGMPRLRPPYPAEKGLFGLPTVINNVETLSSISWIINHGAIEYSSIGTQGSKGTKVFALAGKVVNAGLIEVPFGVTLKDIVYRIGGGIKDGRKFKAVQIGGPSGGCLSSSLEDVLVDYESMKSTGAIVGSGGMIVLDDSDCMVDIARFFLSFTQNESCGKCTFCRIGTKRLLEILNKITEGKAVEKDLDALKALAGKISSASLCALGQTAPNPVLTTLKYFFDEYKAHVVDRKCPAKKCRALVKYSIVPDKCTGCHLCARNCPVKCISGEPKAVHVIDGKVCIKCGQCRKACRFDAVDVE; this is encoded by the coding sequence ATGAGTGAAGTTTCAGGTTCGGATAATGTAGTTAATTCAATAGTTGTGGGTTTAGCATCCTGCGGGCTTGCAGCAGGAGGTGACCGCGTATTTTCTGCATTCGAAACTGAACTAAAAAATAATAATTTGAATCCTGGGTTGCTCGGGAAAACCGGGTGTTATGGTATGTGCGAACACGAGGTTATGGTTGAAGTACGATATGCCGTTGGGAATAGTGTTTTTTATAAAGATGTAACACCTGAGAAAGTAAAAAAAATTGTTATTGAACACATAATAAACGCACAGCCTGTAAAGCAGTATCTTTTATCTCCGGAGTTAATGTCGAATATTTTGTTATTACAAAAACGTATTGTACTGCGTAATTCAGGGGTTATTGATCCTGAACGCATAGAGGATTATATTGCGGCAGGAGGGTATGAGGCGGTTAAAAAAGTGTTAACCTCCTGCACTCCTGTACAGATAGTGCAAGAAGTTAAATCAAGCGGGTTACGCGGTCGCGGTGGTGCAGGATTTTCTACCGGAGAAAAATGGCGTCTTGCTGCGGGAAATATTGAAAAGTTTAAAATAAATAATCCATCTGCCGTGGATACCGGGTACATTGTATGTAATGCTGATGAAGGAGACCCCGGAGCGTTTATGGACCGCAGCGTTCTTGAGAGCGATCCTCATAGTGTTCTCGAAGGGATGATCATCGCAGCATATGCTATCGGTGTGAATCACGGAATAATTTATGTTCGTGCTGAATACCCTCTGGCGATTAAACGGTTGGAACTGGCATTAACACAGGCGAAGGATAAGGGTTTTCTCGGTAATAATGTGTGTAATACAGGATTCCAAATGAATATTAAGATAAAAAAGGGCGCCGGAGCGTTTGTGTGCGGGGAAGAAACTGCGTTAATGGCATCTATTGAAGGACGTAGAGGAATGCCTAGGCTTAGGCCGCCGTACCCCGCGGAAAAAGGGTTATTTGGCTTGCCGACGGTGATTAATAATGTTGAAACTTTGAGTTCTATCTCATGGATAATAAACCATGGTGCAATTGAATACTCATCAATCGGAACCCAGGGATCTAAAGGAACAAAAGTTTTTGCGCTTGCGGGTAAAGTGGTTAATGCCGGATTGATTGAAGTGCCGTTTGGAGTTACTTTAAAAGATATTGTATACAGAATCGGCGGCGGGATTAAGGATGGGAGAAAATTTAAAGCCGTCCAGATTGGAGGTCCGTCTGGGGGGTGTTTATCGTCAAGTTTAGAAGATGTGTTAGTAGACTATGAGTCTATGAAAAGCACCGGCGCAATTGTGGGTTCCGGTGGAATGATTGTTCTTGATGATAGTGATTGTATGGTTGATATCGCACGGTTTTTCCTGTCATTCACACAAAATGAATCCTGTGGGAAGTGCACTTTTTGCCGGATCGGAACAAAGAGATTGTTAGAAATATTAAACAAAATAACTGAGGGCAAGGCAGTGGAAAAGGATTTGGATGCGCTGAAAGCACTTGCAGGAAAAATTAGTTCCGCATCATTATGCGCGCTGGGACAAACCGCGCCTAATCCTGTACTCACAACATTAAAATATTTCTTTGATGAGTATAAAGCGCATGTAGTGGACAGAAAATGTCCTGCAAAAAAGTGCCGTGCGTTGGTGAAGTACAGTATAGTTCCTGATAAATGTACAGGCTGCCATCTATGTGCACGGAATTGCCCGGTAAAATGTATATCCGGCGAACCTAAGGCTGTGCATGTGATAGATGGTAAGGTTTGTATCAAATGCGGGCAGTGCCGAAAAGCGTGCAGGTTTGATGCTGTGGATGTGGAGTGA